A genomic stretch from Candidatus Schekmanbacteria bacterium includes:
- a CDS encoding HAMP domain-containing histidine kinase gives MIRVSIFWKVLIAFLMYIVLSSGVILLIYRFAETPESISREIRTSLQNDAIILAAKAAEIISISGETYHNALQNNIVLKKLIYDCGKPARIIDMDGQTVINEMPDNKIISQYLSVEKISSIISKGIMIEGGHSGWFRSTVDISVPISIGRQPVAILQVSYPKTNPQRLRGNLLFGILVETITICILAYFMSKLLTTPVTKLREGTKKMAEGALGYQVDIKSMDELGELGRNFNEMSIRISNMAKARMELTADISHELRSPLARIKTASEMLMADATDEDDRKNYLKLINDEVDELNLLIGDLLELSKLELGKTKLDLWQVKIDDLVREVVAKAMPTALTNGLKINLQCDENIPLVLIDGRRIGRAISNIIDNSMKFVNSYGVIDITVLKKEDSVEISIADNGTGVSDNEMGEIFERFYRTDKSRNRETGGSGLGLAIAKQIVEIHGGKIWAKRAEPGGLKVIFSIPYNISLPNV, from the coding sequence ATGATCAGAGTCAGCATCTTCTGGAAAGTGCTGATTGCATTCTTAATGTACATAGTACTTTCCAGCGGCGTAATACTTCTTATATATCGCTTTGCAGAAACTCCCGAATCCATATCCAGAGAAATCCGTACATCACTTCAAAATGATGCTATTATCCTTGCGGCGAAAGCAGCGGAAATCATATCTATATCCGGTGAAACTTACCATAATGCACTACAAAATAATATTGTACTTAAGAAACTTATTTATGATTGCGGCAAGCCCGCACGCATAATAGACATGGATGGACAGACAGTTATAAATGAAATGCCTGACAATAAAATTATTTCGCAATATCTCAGCGTCGAAAAAATCTCATCTATCATTTCTAAAGGAATAATGATTGAAGGAGGTCATAGTGGCTGGTTCAGAAGCACCGTAGATATATCTGTCCCTATATCAATAGGCAGGCAGCCGGTGGCAATACTTCAGGTATCGTATCCCAAAACCAACCCCCAAAGACTTCGCGGCAATCTTCTTTTTGGAATTCTTGTAGAAACTATCACAATATGTATCCTTGCTTACTTTATGTCAAAGCTTCTGACAACTCCGGTAACAAAGTTAAGGGAGGGAACTAAAAAAATGGCTGAGGGAGCGCTTGGCTACCAGGTTGATATAAAAAGCATGGATGAACTTGGTGAACTTGGAAGAAATTTCAACGAGATGTCAATAAGGATTTCAAATATGGCGAAAGCAAGGATGGAGCTCACAGCAGATATTTCTCATGAACTTCGTTCACCACTTGCAAGGATCAAAACCGCATCTGAAATGCTTATGGCAGATGCCACCGATGAGGATGACCGCAAGAATTATCTGAAACTAATAAATGATGAAGTAGATGAACTTAATCTTCTCATAGGAGACCTGCTTGAACTTTCAAAGCTTGAATTAGGAAAAACCAAGCTTGATCTGTGGCAGGTAAAGATAGATGACCTTGTACGTGAAGTTGTTGCAAAAGCAATGCCCACGGCATTAACGAATGGATTAAAGATTAATCTGCAATGCGATGAGAATATTCCCCTGGTTTTAATTGATGGAAGAAGAATCGGAAGGGCTATTAGCAATATCATTGACAATTCCATGAAGTTCGTAAACTCCTATGGAGTCATTGATATAACTGTGTTGAAAAAAGAAGACAGTGTAGAAATAAGTATTGCTGACAATGGTACCGGAGTTTCAGATAACGAGATGGGCGAGATATTTGAAAGATTCTACCGCACAGACAAATCAAGAAACCGCGAGACAGGAGGAAGCGGATTAGGTCTTGCCATAGCAAAACAGATAGTGGAAATCCACGGCGGTAAGATATGGGCAAAAAGGGCTGAACCTGGCGGTCTAAAAGTTATCTTCTCCATTCCATACAACATCTCACTTCCTAATGTTTAG
- a CDS encoding response regulator transcription factor produces MTDKKVLIIDDDKKLFSMVKNYLERDGYIISGAFDGETGLDLSQKDNPDLIILDLMLPKIDGLEVCREIRKKSNVPILILSARGEETDVVVGLEVGADDYISKPFSLRELSARVRALLRRSGKTIQKEKSRNDILKFKTFSINLKKHEVIVDEEKIELTATEFALLTLLASNPGRVFTRDQLLDEIRGRELTPFDRSVDIHISHLRQKINDTAKEPVYIITVWGVGYKFSEPEE; encoded by the coding sequence ATGACAGATAAAAAAGTCCTGATAATCGATGATGATAAAAAACTTTTCTCCATGGTAAAGAATTATCTTGAAAGAGATGGTTATATTATCTCAGGGGCTTTTGACGGTGAGACAGGTCTTGACCTTTCTCAGAAAGATAACCCTGACCTCATCATCCTCGATCTTATGCTACCGAAGATCGATGGCCTTGAAGTCTGCAGAGAAATAAGAAAGAAATCAAACGTCCCTATACTGATCCTATCTGCCCGGGGGGAAGAAACTGACGTAGTTGTAGGTCTTGAAGTAGGAGCAGATGATTATATAAGCAAACCTTTCAGCCTAAGGGAGCTTTCTGCACGCGTAAGGGCGCTGCTCAGGAGATCAGGCAAGACAATTCAGAAAGAAAAGAGCAGAAATGATATTTTAAAGTTTAAAACTTTTTCAATTAATCTCAAAAAACATGAGGTGATAGTTGATGAAGAAAAGATTGAACTTACGGCGACTGAGTTTGCACTTTTAACTTTACTTGCCTCAAACCCGGGACGCGTTTTTACACGAGACCAGCTTCTCGATGAGATCCGCGGCAGAGAACTCACTCCATTTGACCGCTCCGTTGACATACACATAAGTCATCTAAGACAAAAGATAAACGACACTGCCAAAGAACCGGTTTACATTATTACTGTCTGGGGAGTAGGTTACAAATTCTCGGAGCCGGAGGAATGA